The following is a genomic window from Triplophysa rosa linkage group LG11, Trosa_1v2, whole genome shotgun sequence.
ACTGCTAAATTCATCTGAATGTATCTGAGCATTTTACAGGTACTGGCACATCCAGCATGTTTTCCAAGCCACAGTTTAGTACAGTAAATCTGAGCACTGCTGCTTTTAAACCAGTGCCAGCAGAAACATGTGAAAGCCTGTATGGGCTATACGGTGAGCAACAAAATCTCAGCATTACATGGAGAGGCTTTGTGGCCTGGGAAATGCTTGAGGCATATAGCTGTGGTTCATTTAGAGCACAcgcaaataaaagcaaattggcCGGGTGAGGGAAACACGAGCTGTTACGCACAGGCTCCACCCTCATACCTGACCGCAGGTTCACTATCAGCTGTAAACCGAGATAATGCCATGTACTTTTATAAAGTCTATCTGTACCACACAGTCATAAAAAGCAGCAGCATTAACTAACACTCCCTGTCTCTCCAATGGTTATCGATCATCAGAGATCAATAAATAACTCCCTGTTTGCGTTGGGCAGCCATGCTTGTTTTCCTTGCTTTAAATGATCCATTATCCTTTCAGAGCACTTTTAGCTGTCCTTGACCAGCCTAAGGTAACTACAGTACTGGCTGGTGCTGATAAGAGCGCAGTGTACACACAGAATATGGATTTGGTGGTCTCTGATTCTGTAATGCGGAGACACGTAACTGTTCTGCAATGTGCACTTTAGCTTTCGCTCAGTTCTTTCATAGTTACAGAAATGTGTACTTATAAAAAGGACAAATTGAAGCttcttttaaaggaacagtataCCCAAAagttaaattctgtcatcatttactcactctctagttgttccaaatctgtatacatttctttgtcgtGATGAACAccgtgaaagatatttggaagagtgcttgtaaccaaacagttcttggccaccattgactaccatagtagggaaattgctgtataaatttctttgttctgttgaacacaaaagaagatattttgaagaatgtaggaaagcaaacagttctggggcaccattgactaccattgtcatttttcctactatgatagtcaatggtggccaacaactgtttggttacaagcattctttaaaatatatttctctgtgttcattagaacaaacacatttatacaggtttacagataagggtgagtaagtgatgacagaactttttttgggggggggtgtcCCTTTAACTAGATCTGAGCTTTTGTTCAATCCTTGGCAGTATTTCACATATTTGTGCTTGAAAATGAGATATGAATGCAGCAGGAAGTCTCTTGGCAGTGTCGCGGGTTCACACGTGTAAAGTGCGAACAGCTTTAGAAACCTCAGCGACGTTTGTGCACCCAACCCCTGTTTATACAGGAAGTTGTTTCACGGCTGATAAAAGGGCATCATTCACTAACCTTTACACCAGCTGTGCCAGCAAAAGCGATAAGGGCAGGCTCCCCAGCTGTCAGACTGTTCAATATACTATTTATGCTGAGGTTTGATCAGTTTGATGTGTTTGGAAGTGCTTAGTTTGCTCGGTATTTTcctgtctttctttttttcccaTTTATTATAGATTAGAATATACATTTCTGTGAATAGAGCTGGCTGTGTTGCCTAGGGAAGTACACATTAGTTTTAAGCTGTTATAAGATGAAATCAGTTGTTGTGTAGAAGTAATAGTCAGGTAAAGGGCCTCTGCACAATATGAATATACTCATCTTGCGTATCAAATTATCAATTATATTGGCCGGCATTGTTCAGTTTTGTGGAAGGTTGAAATCTAATTTCCTCGCCCTTGCTGGTATGTTTTTGAATCTTTTTTCATCACAGCCTAAATGACCCGTGATGAAATGTAATATAGAATATGTTTCTCAAGCATCTTTATGTAATTGAACTACTGGGATTTTAGTGATGGGGAGCAGGGGTCAGAAACGATATTTCTTCAGCTCTGAATTGCAGTGCCCGCAATGTGCCCAGAGGACTTGGATTTGATTGCCCTCAAAGTGTCTTGTGCGGCATACCAAAGCCAATACCTCTGAAAATGTGATGCTTCTAAAGCAGCCGAACAACGTCGGAACGGTATATGGTGACTGGAAATGAGTCGCTGTGTGGTGGTTTTCCTCTTCAAGCCATAATCAAGTCAAaacagtgtgtgttttttttgtcccTCAGCATAACAGCAAAACGTCTCATCTACTGCCACCTCATCCGTGGCTTGGCAAATAGCAGCCTGCGGAGGATTGGTGGAGGGTTGCGTGAGGCAACATATGTAAATCCTGAGGAGATTAAAGGAGCCCTCAGGATTGTTTTAGTATTTCAGCGCCTTTCTCGGCTGCGCTACAAAAGATTCTCCCAGTGTTGTTGCTCTTGCGCTGCGCATACTAAAGGCAGAAATTGAGATTGCGTTACTAAAACACCCTGTTCTGAAGTTACTGATTTGCCTGCAAAACTTTGCAAAACCATCAGTGCCAGGAACTATCAAAGCAGTCTTTGAAGACCAGCTATTTGAAACATAACTACCTTCTAGGCCAGCCCTTCTTAAATCGAAGTGAATTGTTATATATTGCATTGACAAGGTGCCAGCGGCGCTCCTTGGTCGACCTGTTTTTCATCACTCTGGTTTCTCCAAGCTTTATTGTCTTAAAGTTGGAGCTGCCCCCGGTGATTCGCTGGCCCTTCGTTTTAGGACCCCGGAGCGCCAACAACAGTTCCTCTCGTTCAGACAGGTTGTAATTAGCTTCGACTGGTTCTCTGCGACAGCCAGCGGACAGTCAATGGCCAGAACCATTACTACGAGCACAGATCCATCTCATTGTTAAGTTCGCATTATAGACACAATGAACTTATTTCCCCTGCAGGCTGGGTGAAATGGAGGACATCAGTTCAGAGACCAACTCCCTTTGTTTTTCAAGAGCCCACAAATACATCAAGCTTCCATCCGTGGAATGAAGAACTCAAATAATGTGATTTTAACTGATTGATTGTCcaagagtttgaaagtcacaGAATATTGAGCCCCCTCGCTAATGCAGTTTAAGGGACTTTAATGTTATGGATGAGCCTCACGAACTCCATAGTGCATTCAAAAATGGACTATAAAATAGTTAGTTCTGACTATGAAACCTGATTGGATTAGATGTGTTCAGAGCGGTTTTAAATAAGCCTGTACTGTACACAGGAGTACACACTCCTGTGACCTCAACCTGTCATCAGACGAATTAACGATAGCCGTAAACAGCCTACACTTCATAAAGTATTACTTGGTGAAGAAATTGTGTTAAAACTGTGTTGATTTACTAAATGTTCTTGATTTCACTAGTTTTTTCTGTGCTGCATGTAGACTTGCACCAGTATTCAGTGATATTCACGATattgttactgtttacagtTTCAGAATACTGTGAATAATTTTAGAGAACAGATGTGAATAATTGTTTACATGTTTCTGAAATCACAGTAGCTTACTTTTTATCAGAAAGTCAAGATTAGGAATGTTCTATCCTAACGCAACCCTTGCTCAGGGCCGTACCAGGATTTTAGAAATACAGAGATCCAACAACTCTGTTTGTcccaaataaataattttgactttCTTGATCTGTATGTGCATTTCAGGACGTTTGGAGTgcaaattaaaaaacaatagcTACAACcatgtctgtttttttatcagtgatgaaaataaacaccTGGTCAGTTTATATTTCTATGCGAATATTACCAGATTCAAATACTGTACAATCTATCTTTCATGAAAGAGCATTTGTTAAGAGCATTTtgttaaagttttaatttttgagtgaacaggttttttttttaaatgtgggtTAAGTTATAATAATTAAAGAATGAGAATTCATTTAAAAGTGATGCATTTGAAATGTTTGCAAATAATGTCTAAGCTACAAAGTCTGTCAATAGTCTTCTTTCATTTGAATGGACAGCAGTCCTCACTTACTATCATTTGATTGGCCTCAATCAGGACATGGAAGACCGCtgttaggggcgattcacatttcgcgtttAAAACCGTGTGGAAAACGCGAGCAGCGCTGCATTCTCTAGTGaaatgacctgcggtgcgcacaagttgaactatttccatcttgATGAGGCGCCGACTCtcctagaaaaatgtgcacgGCACATCATATGCGCATCGCGTCCACGTCGCTACCCCTATTTGCTCGCGCCTGCTgcttgtctacatttaaaataacgaacttgcgtgtgcaaaagacgcgaaatgtgaatcgccccttagaCAGCTGAGGTACaccagatctgagatcagttatCCAGGCGTTTTCTACAATATTGGCTGCACTAAATACAGTTTGTCTTATTAGGCAATTGTTTCACGACTTTTATTACACACCATGGAAAAACCGCAATGGTGGGTACGGCCATGCCCTTGCTCATGGagtataagaaaaatataagtATAAGCAAAAAATATGATGGGAAGAATGTATGGGTGTCATAATATACCATTATTGACAATAACTGTgatataaaacaacacaattatCATCAATATTGTTCATTCTACACTTATTCAGCACCAAGATTtagccacaatggttacaaactctctctctctccacttcCCTGAGTTATTTTGaccaaataaaagacaaaaaaatgtatccTAATATTGATTTCATAgcatcaattttttttttttttttaaaaccttttattgGATATTGCAATAATACTGTCTTTGTGAATTAATTTTTTGACCATGATAATCATGTGGTGAGATTATGATATTGTGGGATCCTAGCATGTATCTTTTTTAAGGTGAAGTCTTTTTTTATGCTAGTCTTATTTTAATGCAATGACTAAATGAAAAGCTAcctggcttcagtgttgttattgATGACAGTAAATATATCTGATTATTAAATTGAACACAATACCACGAAAGCAATATTGTATACCGTCCTTGCAATTGTTGTGAAAATGTAATAGTCACATGCCTACATAGACATGATATACACATGTCTATTACATCCAGTATTTTAGTAGATAAAACGCATTGAACATGccatactgtcatcatttactcaacctcttgtcatttcaaacctgtatgactttctttcttctgcagaacacaaaagttgatattttgaaaaatgtcatacaggtttgaaatgacaagagggtaagtaaatgatgacagaattttaattttgaaggtgaactactcctttaatatgtttacagtaactgttgtgtttgtttgtttgtttgtttgatttacTTAGTTTTACCGTACAGTCATAAAACAGTTCGACTATGGACCTTAACACTGCACTTAATCAATTATTATCCATCTTTGCTTTATTGCAGTATACCAGTTCCTGTTATCAAACTCACTGCATGTGCTAATGACTTTCCACACACCTGCtaccataacagaatttttcatgtttttggcACCTTTTGATCTGCTATGCAGCTTGTTGCCCCAGGGCACACTCAAATCATTGCATTTTACTCTTTTTGCTTTAAAGTCAAATTTGTTGTCATTTATTATGAACTGCCAAACAGGCATGTGCAGCTGAGCCCTTTTTCGTTTGGCTTAACAAAATCTTTGTCTTTCAGATCTACTCGCACCTGAGGTCTTACACGGTACCTAACGAGCAGCGCTACATTATCCGCATCCTCTTCATCGTCCCCATCTTTGCGTTTGACTCCTGGCTCAGCTTGCTGCTCATCAGTAATGACCAGTATTACGTCTATTTCGACTCTGTTCGAGACTGCTATGAAGGTACAGTGACCCGGAGCCACCCTCTTCTCCCCATCACACCCTTTTCTTCTTTCCCACTGGGTGTAATATTACTCAAGCCCAGTGTCATGCTGGTGGGATGACGTGAGCTGTTGTTCGGAAGTCAGGCCTGTAGTGAGGGAGGAGGACGTGCTTTATAGATGTTGGGTGGCAGGTTTCAAAGACGTAAACAGATAGTGTAACTGAACAAACCTGTTTGTTGTGTCACAGTAAACTATTATGATGAGAAAAGGCTGAAGAAATGTGTcttgatttttatttctgtgaagACTTGAAGCactatattttacatttgtgatTTAAGCAAAACTCGctgtgtagagcagtttgtctgtttagggcttagaaacaacatggtgaattccctgtaaggggacccgcgtatgggattccttttgtgccaataagaatgaacgcaaacttttaaaaaacaaacaaaaatatacaatgagaaagaaaaaaaacactttgataatgaaaacaataaactcagttgcaagaatgtgacatgatttcttaacaattttctaagtttcgtttttgcaaataatagttttgaattcgctgctagatttttcatttgcactttccgagttttcgtttacgcttctcaatttttcgttcgcctttctggcacaaagctcacgtgtgggcgggatttatggccactttactctcattggttagtgagatttggattgacagctccctgaccaggaaatcgacactgaagacagtgcagcggattagagagcaatctgcttgcggttttctgtatagtattgttttagtgtttgtacttaaattactttcttattttgttagtatattagcagggttgccaactttcacgcacttaaaagtaggacacgcttccaggctctatcacgccgtaacaacaagccaacgtcgagtaaagacaggatagttagccatattcacatgcaactttacgtgtgTTTAGAGGCCATCAAGACAgtagtctataatttataattacaatgatatcaggaaaacgagatgcctagtgagttttgaggagatatacaataaagtgttatgcttccagttcatatttctaatttatacattataatcgtggtggcattttatgtattgtttctatctttaaatgtttgtttatagtttaagaagtctctcttctgcttttctctaacctgttttatgtaggtgtgtaaatacataatgaaattgatgtttgcaagaggcagactaaatgaataaaacattcataAGGCCTCTAAttatgtcaccttatgaatttgttttgttgtagcgtttaaaaaacataaatgtcatttgaatgtattggtagtgttttatgaggtgtactttctgtgaatgtaaagaaaggggtataatactgtacattcaccatgagtttaaaaagaaagatacagtacttgacttataagtggacttaattctttaaaaggagactgtatgcaagagcgacatcgtcatcctcctcctcagttggacacaagtcaccctcaggtacatttatgtaaccgagataataaaatcgctaaaagttttaatctctgtacagtaactatgcagcaatgttttcatttagcacgttaatttctcacaacccaataatctgtaacatgtctttattggatgttataatgcaagttgttcgttcctttttaagaaaattatcttacagtccataaaataatacctgacaggaagtataaagcacacaatgaacgagctaagtaaaggcagaattgctactgtacaggaatacaacttttagcgattttctttattatctgaattacattcatttacctgaggttgaggaggacgcttggatccacaccgcgcgtgacttaccaacttcaaataccaattactaatatactaactaaataagaaagtagttttaagtacaaacaataaatataacagcatgcagatcgttctctaagattcgttgcactgtactgtcttcagtatcgacttccttgtcagggagctgtcaatcacaaactcactagccaatcagcgtaaagcggccataagtcctgcctacacgtgagctttgtgccagaaagacgaacgaaaaattgagaagcgtaaacgaaaactcggaaagcgcaaatgaaaaatctagcagcgaattcaaaactattatttgcaaaaacgaaacttagaaaattgttaagaaatcatgtcacattcttgcaactgagtttattgttatcaatatcaaagtgttttttttctttctcattgtatatttttgttcgttttttaaaagtttgcgttcattcttattggcacaaaaggaatcccatacccgcggtgtatgcagatagaaatagctcattctcaggtagtaaaaacataaagcttcattatgtaagctctttatacacctctgaacatatagttgtgtatattatattgcatttctgtcaatagattctccaaaaatgacacactggacctttaagaaggGGCATGTTTTCTTTGATCTTCTGCCATTTTactaaaaggttttttttttcacattaaaCAACTGGTTGTAGTTACGTTTAATAATATGAAGAAGAGAGAGCCAAAGAactgttttcatattttatttctcATGGCACAAACTGATCGTTTGTTGTAAACACTGGAAGACTTTAAACTGTCCTTAAATAGCAGCATAAGATTAAGATGGATTTGCTGAATGGAAAAGTTGCACGGTCAACAAATTTCATTCACAATATCTCTAAAAATCTTCTTTCAGATAATAAACATCCACTGAaaacatatattcatttataaccgtgaatgtgcaaacaaacaaaacctgGAACCAAGCGGTGACATGTCAGATGCCCATTTTTTCAAGACATTGAGGATAAATCAATATAGAGGCTGGTTTTGTAAATTAGTAAAGTTAATTAATAACTTAATTCATTTAATGAAGtcatttattaaaagtttgtgtcACCAGAATGTCTAAATAGatagacacacacacttgtttTAAGAAAAGATGTTGAAAACAATGTTATGTAAATGGgttaaaaaatgtgtcaaaGGGTCAGCTCTGCACATAAGGCATTGCAATGTAAACGCGTCTAAAAATAGCTCCTATTGAGCTCAACCAGTCCTTAGTGCAGCAAGACAGAAATCTGTTTCAATGTGTTTGAACCTCCCAATGCAAATTTAgcaaagttcagctgtcatgTGCGATTGACGTatgttgatttttttgtgtgtgtgtgtaaacagcaTTTGTCATCTACAACTTCCTGAGCCTGTCTTTTGAGTATCTTGGAGGAGAGAGCGCCATCATGTCGGAAATAAGAGGGAAGTCCATTGAGTGAGTGTCATTGCATCTGTTTTTGAGACTGAGTCCAGTTAAACTCTGTACGTCTCTTACGTGTAGCTTTTCTAAAAGGAGGACTTCTATCTGGCAGtgtcaatttttcttttattacatCCATTGTCTAACTGTTACCATGACTGTTTAAAATGGAATACTACTATGCAGGCATTTTTAAGGCTGTGCTCGATATTAGGATTGTCACAGTATCAAGAAATTGCttcttaaaaaaatcatttatccACTTTAGGTCCAGTTGTCTATATGGCACGTGCTGCCTTGTAGGAATGAGTTACTCCATTGGCTTCCTGAGGTTCTGCAAACAGGTTTGTAATCTGTCTCATAATTGTACTGTATGTCCTATTATGTTTGCAAgtctaaacatactgtatatatgtaaaaGCCTGTACAGTATAGGGTAAATTTGCATGACTCCTGTCTCCTCGTGTTTGACCTGCCTTTACCTGAACTGTTGCGAAGTGGCAGCTGTTATCATCGTAAAGTCTGCTTTCCTGAAAAGCTCCAGCGGTTAAAGCAGGATTAAAAACAGTTGGAAACAGGTGCAAGCGGCTCGATAATAAACGTAAAAATAGCTGTTGCCGTCAGCCCTGCCCTGTCTGCGCAGCAGCTGAGGAACCCATTCGCACTTTGAGAATAATACTGATGGAAATTGGATTTGAGAGCACCATCCTGAAAAGAGTGAAAATAATGTGAACTTTTTCTATAGAAAGTGGAATTTCAAAACGCATCATTCTGTCGGACCGGATGCCTACGTCTTGCATTTTCAAAGCGTCATCTTGCCACGTATCAGACTGCAGCGGAGACAAAAGTCACTTTGATCATTTTGAGATGGATTTTCAGACAGGCATCTTCGATTTGAAGCTTGAGTTCCACATTGATGGATTAAGCAGCCGATTCACACTTGCTTTAAATGAACTTGGGGAAAGTCTTCTCGGTGTTGTTTTCAATGAGTGCATTTGTCAATCATGTCGAACAGTGTGTTGGTTATACAAGAAACGGAAACTTCCTGTCAGATATAAATACGCAACATTAtcatgttaataaaacataatgagGACAAGTcttattttgcaaacaaaacagACTTGTTGAAATATGTCCTGTTGAAACAAGATGCTGGGTGGGACATAAGGAATGGCTTGTCCCATTTTGTGAAATGACCTACAGGCTTTAGGTTACATCACTTTTGTgaacatttcacccaaaatgaaaattctgtcatcattaacctcagattgttccaagcctgtatacatttctctgttctgctaaacgcaaaggaagatatttggaagaatgtccaGATGTATGGGCAGTGCAACATGAGTCATTAGTATGTTTATTAGATGTCTCAGAAGAGAGAaacttttacttaaaaaaatcaaatacatttatttgtctACTAGCATATTGATAGTCTCAAAGCTGACAGTTATGGTCTAAAAGCCACTCTTATTTTGATTTGGTTTTTGAAATTCATTCGTTTCCATTACTAATGTCATCATCTAGGCCACGCTGCAGTTCTGTGTGGTGAAACCCATCATGGCCGTCATCACCATCCTCCTCCAGGCTTTCGGCAAATATCACGATGGAGATTTTAAGTGAGCTGCCCTTTCGTACATGCATTTCGTATCAACTTCCCATAATAACACATTAACctttatttatatgaaatgcATTGACttgtaatgtttatatttgtttagtgTAACAGGAGGTTACCTCTACATCACCATCGTCTACAACATCTCTGTCAGTTTGGCTCTCTACGCCCTTTTCCTCTTCTACTTCACCACCAGTGACCTGTTGAGAGCTTATGAACCTGTGCTCAAGTTCCTCACCATCAAGTCTGTTATTTTCCTGTCGTTCTGGCAAGGTGAGTCATTCAGCGGACTATCAGAACGGACTCCATAACTTATAACCAATGGTATGAGTCTGGAAGCGGATCTGTTTGAGAATAAAGGCGACGTTTACACTCTTTTAACTAGCGTTTTTAGATATTTCCCTGTATGAATGCAAGGATTGTTGGGTTGTGTTCCCAGGTATGGTTTTGGCTATTCTGGAACGTTGTGGCGTGATCCCTGAAGCTCTGTTGATAGATGGACACAAGGTGGGTGCTGGCACAGTGGCGGCCGGCTGGCAGAACTTCATCATCTGCATTGAAATGTTCTTTGCCGCCATCGCCCTCCGCTACGCCTTTACCTCCAGCGTGTACCAGGAGAAGAAGAGTCAAGAACCAGGTTAGAATGCTTAAAAATCTGACGCTTAAAAAAAGCACAACAAAACTTTGTAACTTGTTTTGTCGAAGAAACTTTAGAGGATGTTAGAAACATGTCTCGGTGAGCCTTTATGAGGCAACTGAAAGTTGTCTTCCTCAGGAGGGTTATGACTCAGAGCTCGGCTGGAATGCTCAACACGTAGAAAACATCAGTTTGTGAGAAACTCAGACCTGTGGCAGGTCAAATGGTGTCATTTCAATTGAAAACAAAGTCtctttttctgtattttgaaTAGAATAGTGTGAAGAGTATGTTCCTTACACAAGGCTATAACGGAAGTTTAATAATaaagaagtcatacagattATTTTTATAGCGCTTATGTTCTTTTGTACACTGATAGCCCATGGCTACTGCTGTTTTCATTTCATAGGAAAGAATTGTGTAAACATTCTGCTTGTGTTTACCCTCGTAGGTCACAAAGAACACGATGCAATACTGTGCAGGAAACTGTTTCCCGAACATAGCCTGTGGGCTAAAAACTCACCTCCACATATATTAGTCATATTCTGCTGTCCCTGTGTTTAGGTGGTGAAAGCAGTTCTATTTCAATTACCACCAACTGATGTCACTTCAGCAGCAGAATGTTAAAAGCTGCATTAGTTTTGCGCTCTGAGAGCGAATGCAATATAACTCGCCTGTCAGTCAGATGTGCATGTTTCAAGCCTCGTGTCATTTTGAATTGTTAATCTCCCGTCTCAGCGCCAGCTGAGAACGTAGACGCGTTCTACTCGACAGTTACAGGTAGATGTGTGAGGGGATCG
Proteins encoded in this region:
- the tmem184a gene encoding transmembrane protein 184A isoform X1, which encodes MTYIDLSLKMNDSSEAFSTLSVDLDKNMNDSASLLSYSMLMSNTTDMSNLTVIRTGNRTEIVGDDQIFLNTATAQALSGVFVWSALLITCHQIYSHLRSYTVPNEQRYIIRILFIVPIFAFDSWLSLLLISNDQYYVYFDSVRDCYEAFVIYNFLSLSFEYLGGESAIMSEIRGKSIESSCLYGTCCLVGMSYSIGFLRFCKQATLQFCVVKPIMAVITILLQAFGKYHDGDFNVTGGYLYITIVYNISVSLALYALFLFYFTTSDLLRAYEPVLKFLTIKSVIFLSFWQGMVLAILERCGVIPEALLIDGHKVGAGTVAAGWQNFIICIEMFFAAIALRYAFTSSVYQEKKSQEPENVAPMHSISSGLKETINPGDMVQDAIHNFSPAYQQYTQQSTQEVVQPNVNGKAGVSTTKSSKKSDKVMLIDTDDEF
- the tmem184a gene encoding transmembrane protein 184A isoform X2 produces the protein MNDSSEAFSTLSVDLDKNMNDSASLLSYSMLMSNTTDMSNLTVIRTGNRTEIVGDDQIFLNTATAQALSGVFVWSALLITCHQIYSHLRSYTVPNEQRYIIRILFIVPIFAFDSWLSLLLISNDQYYVYFDSVRDCYEAFVIYNFLSLSFEYLGGESAIMSEIRGKSIESSCLYGTCCLVGMSYSIGFLRFCKQATLQFCVVKPIMAVITILLQAFGKYHDGDFNVTGGYLYITIVYNISVSLALYALFLFYFTTSDLLRAYEPVLKFLTIKSVIFLSFWQGMVLAILERCGVIPEALLIDGHKVGAGTVAAGWQNFIICIEMFFAAIALRYAFTSSVYQEKKSQEPENVAPMHSISSGLKETINPGDMVQDAIHNFSPAYQQYTQQSTQEVVQPNVNGKAGVSTTKSSKKSDKVMLIDTDDEF